A region of Piscinibacter gummiphilus DNA encodes the following proteins:
- a CDS encoding response regulator, which translates to MHSILAVDDSASMRQMVSFTLKSAGYNVVEAVDGQDAYEKSNGRDFDLVLTDQNMPRMDGISLTKKLRDNPKFKTTPILILTTESSDQMKQAGRSAGATGWLVKPFDPAKLIEVIKKVVR; encoded by the coding sequence ATGCATTCAATCCTCGCGGTGGACGATTCTGCTTCCATGCGCCAAATGGTCTCGTTCACGCTGAAGAGCGCAGGCTACAACGTGGTCGAGGCCGTCGACGGCCAGGACGCCTACGAGAAGTCCAACGGCCGCGACTTCGACCTCGTCCTGACCGACCAGAACATGCCCCGCATGGACGGCATCAGCCTGACCAAGAAGCTGCGGGACAACCCGAAGTTCAAGACCACCCCGATCCTGATCCTGACCACCGAGTCCAGCGACCAGATGAAGCAGGCCGGCCGCTCCGCGGGCGCCACCGGCTGGCTGGTCAAGCCCTTCGACCCGGCCAAGCTGATCGAAGTGATCAAGAAGGTCGTGCGCTGA
- a CDS encoding chemotaxis protein CheW gives MGEMSSESSSSSAGIDLSQFYQVFFEEAGENLDRMEQLLLELNIESADDEELNAIFRCAHSIKGGAATFGFKDVAELTHQMETLLDKLRRHELAPTSAMVDVLLQSGDALRAQLARHQGNDGDELDTTELLFNIRAMSSGEAPAVKAPPVVNVPIAAPSVLAEPVNESAARVIELRVGPLDKPEQADELVELFKEIADLGTIEPLDNGMPADGMRRFKICTTSTDSDLLDLFTFHVTREQVALLPLGPGFGFHKDAPGAPPEEAPDPGYGFFDNAPGVPVGAAETSAAPAGDVAPVAAPAAPKARAEKPAAAAEASTLRVSVEKVDQLINLVGELVITQAMLAQNSQGLDPALYQQLAAGLADLDRNTRDLQESVMSIRMIPMSMVFSRFPRMLRDLAAKLGKKVDFVTLGEATELDKGLVEKITDPLTHLVRNSCDHGIESPADRVAKGKPETGTITLSASHQGGSIVIEVRDDGRGLSREKLLKKARERGIPAPDTMSDSEVWNLIFAPGFSTADVVTDVSGRGVGMDVVKKNITALGGTVDIDSAEGYGMRVSVRLPLTLAIMDGMSVGVGEEVYILPLSSVVESFQVQGDMVKTIGGSGRVVEVRDEYMPVLELERVFDVPRFDFEHVSGIMVVVEAEGGRVALLVDELLGQQQVVVKNLEANYRKVNDVSGATIMGDGRVALILDVGSLVRKSRH, from the coding sequence ATGGGCGAGATGTCCTCCGAGAGCTCGTCGTCGAGCGCCGGCATCGACCTGAGTCAGTTCTACCAGGTCTTTTTTGAAGAAGCGGGCGAAAACCTCGACCGCATGGAACAGCTGCTCCTCGAGCTGAACATCGAATCGGCCGACGACGAAGAGCTCAACGCGATCTTCCGTTGCGCCCACTCCATCAAGGGCGGTGCGGCCACGTTCGGCTTCAAGGACGTCGCCGAGCTCACGCACCAGATGGAGACGCTGCTCGACAAGCTGCGCCGCCACGAGCTCGCGCCCACCTCGGCCATGGTCGACGTGCTGCTGCAGTCGGGCGACGCGCTGCGCGCCCAGCTCGCCCGCCACCAGGGCAACGACGGCGACGAACTCGACACCACCGAGCTGCTGTTCAACATCCGTGCGATGTCGTCCGGCGAAGCCCCGGCCGTCAAGGCGCCGCCGGTGGTCAACGTGCCCATCGCCGCCCCGTCCGTGCTCGCCGAGCCCGTCAACGAATCGGCCGCCCGCGTGATCGAACTGCGCGTCGGTCCGCTCGACAAGCCCGAACAGGCCGACGAACTCGTCGAGCTGTTCAAGGAAATCGCCGACCTCGGCACCATCGAGCCGCTCGACAACGGCATGCCCGCCGACGGGATGCGCCGCTTCAAGATCTGCACGACCAGCACCGACAGCGACCTGCTCGACCTGTTCACGTTCCACGTGACCCGCGAACAGGTGGCCCTGCTGCCGCTCGGCCCCGGCTTCGGCTTCCACAAGGACGCCCCGGGCGCCCCGCCGGAAGAGGCGCCGGACCCCGGCTACGGCTTCTTCGACAACGCCCCGGGCGTGCCCGTCGGCGCCGCCGAGACCTCCGCCGCCCCGGCTGGCGACGTGGCCCCGGTCGCCGCGCCGGCCGCCCCGAAGGCGCGCGCCGAGAAGCCGGCCGCTGCCGCAGAAGCTTCCACGCTGCGCGTGTCCGTCGAGAAGGTCGACCAGCTGATCAACCTCGTCGGCGAACTCGTCATCACGCAGGCCATGCTCGCCCAGAACAGCCAGGGCCTCGACCCGGCGCTGTACCAGCAGCTGGCCGCCGGCCTGGCCGACCTCGACCGCAACACCCGCGATCTGCAGGAATCGGTCATGTCGATCCGCATGATCCCGATGTCGATGGTGTTCAGCCGCTTCCCGCGCATGCTGCGCGACCTGGCGGCCAAGCTCGGCAAGAAGGTCGACTTCGTCACGCTCGGTGAAGCCACCGAACTCGACAAGGGCCTGGTCGAGAAGATCACCGATCCGCTGACCCACCTCGTGCGCAACAGCTGCGACCACGGCATCGAGTCGCCGGCGGACCGCGTCGCCAAGGGCAAGCCCGAGACCGGCACCATCACGCTGTCGGCCTCGCACCAGGGCGGCTCCATCGTCATCGAAGTGCGCGACGACGGCCGTGGCCTGTCCCGCGAGAAGCTGCTGAAGAAGGCCCGCGAGCGCGGCATCCCGGCTCCGGACACGATGAGCGACTCCGAGGTCTGGAACCTGATCTTCGCCCCGGGCTTCTCCACCGCCGACGTGGTCACCGACGTGTCGGGCCGCGGCGTGGGCATGGACGTGGTCAAGAAGAACATCACGGCGCTGGGCGGCACGGTCGACATCGACTCGGCCGAAGGCTACGGCATGCGCGTTTCGGTGCGCCTGCCCCTGACGCTGGCCATCATGGACGGCATGTCCGTCGGCGTGGGCGAAGAGGTCTACATCCTCCCGCTGTCGTCGGTGGTCGAGTCCTTCCAGGTGCAGGGCGACATGGTCAAGACCATCGGCGGCTCCGGCCGCGTGGTGGAAGTGCGCGACGAGTACATGCCCGTCCTCGAACTGGAGCGTGTGTTCGACGTGCCCCGCTTCGACTTCGAGCACGTCAGCGGCATCATGGTGGTGGTGGAAGCCGAAGGCGGGCGCGTCGCGCTGCTCGTCGACGAACTCCTCGGCCAGCAGCAGGTCGTCGTGAAGAACCTCGAGGCCAACTACCGCAAGGTGAACGACGTCTCGGGCGCCACGATCATGGGCGACGGCCGCGTCGCGCTGATCCTGGACGTGGGCAGCCTGGTGCGCAAGTCGCGCCACTGA
- a CDS encoding cache domain-containing protein yields MSLHSLLRTSLAAALFAAGAVHAQTGNATAEQATAMVKKGVAFIKANGKDKGYAEVSTKGGQFTDRDLYLVVYGLDGVVRAHGANEKMVGKNLLDLKDVDGKPFVKERVDLAQSKGTFWQDYKFTNPVSKKIEPKRMYCEKLDDAVVCGGIYK; encoded by the coding sequence ATGTCCCTGCACTCGCTCCTCCGCACGAGCCTCGCCGCGGCCCTCTTCGCCGCCGGTGCCGTCCATGCCCAGACCGGCAACGCCACGGCCGAACAAGCCACCGCGATGGTCAAGAAGGGCGTCGCGTTCATCAAGGCCAACGGCAAGGACAAGGGCTACGCCGAGGTCTCCACCAAGGGCGGGCAGTTCACCGACCGCGACCTGTACCTCGTCGTCTACGGCCTCGATGGCGTCGTGCGCGCACACGGCGCCAACGAGAAGATGGTGGGCAAGAACCTCCTCGACCTGAAGGACGTGGACGGCAAGCCGTTCGTCAAGGAACGCGTCGACCTGGCCCAGTCCAAGGGCACGTTCTGGCAGGACTACAAGTTCACCAACCCGGTCAGCAAGAAGATCGAACCGAAGCGGATGTACTGCGAGAAGCTGGACGACGCGGTCGTCTGCGGCGGCATCTACAAGTGA
- a CDS encoding methyl-accepting chemotaxis protein: MKLSAKLMVAPAVSGVMLMAVLGASLLVLHTYKSKSAMAHAVVLQSHAKASGVQSELSDVRAQVFRTVAIVGSLDEMIVTSTRKQLGRRLEVIGEAVAKAAEESVDPVVKEQLTSFGGEMAKYRKASDAAIDMSTVDPNTGIAALETAEEHFRTLSRTLETVLARVEERTVEVNQQLERAALIAAAGLLALGALAIAGTLGFAWITQRRITKNIHAAVDATGQVADGRLDITPDSRDTDEVGDLIRALGRMVTQLRSSLQTVQQASDSIGTASAEIATGNQDLSARTEQTASNLQQTASSMEQLTGTVRQSADSASQANQLAASAAEVAARGGAKVSEVVTTMDEINASSKKISDIIGVIDGIAFQTNILALNAAVEAARAGEQGRGFAVVASEVRSLAQRSANAAKEIKGLINASVEKVESGSRLVADAGETMNEIVGSVQRVSDIIGEITATSAEQSDGIGQVSSAVTQLDQMTQQNAALVEESAAAAESLKDQVVRLRQIVNKFQLGA; this comes from the coding sequence ATGAAACTGAGCGCAAAACTGATGGTGGCGCCCGCGGTGAGCGGGGTGATGCTGATGGCGGTCCTCGGCGCGTCGCTGCTGGTCCTGCACACCTACAAGAGCAAGAGTGCGATGGCCCATGCCGTCGTGCTGCAGAGCCATGCGAAGGCGTCGGGCGTGCAGTCCGAACTGAGCGACGTGCGGGCCCAGGTGTTCCGCACCGTGGCCATCGTCGGGTCGCTCGACGAGATGATCGTCACGTCCACCCGCAAGCAGCTGGGCCGCCGCCTGGAAGTCATCGGCGAGGCCGTCGCGAAGGCGGCCGAGGAGTCGGTCGACCCGGTCGTGAAGGAGCAGTTGACCTCCTTCGGCGGCGAGATGGCCAAGTACCGGAAGGCCTCCGACGCCGCCATCGACATGTCCACCGTCGACCCCAACACCGGCATCGCCGCGCTGGAGACGGCCGAGGAACACTTCCGCACGCTGAGCCGCACGCTCGAAACCGTGCTGGCCCGGGTCGAGGAGCGCACGGTCGAGGTCAACCAGCAGCTCGAACGCGCCGCACTGATCGCGGCCGCCGGCCTGCTCGCGCTGGGCGCGCTGGCCATCGCCGGCACGCTGGGCTTCGCCTGGATCACCCAGCGCCGCATCACGAAGAACATCCACGCGGCGGTCGACGCCACGGGCCAGGTGGCCGACGGCCGCCTCGACATCACGCCCGACAGCCGCGACACCGACGAGGTGGGCGACCTGATCCGGGCGCTGGGCCGCATGGTCACGCAGCTGCGCTCGTCGCTCCAGACCGTGCAGCAGGCGTCCGACTCCATCGGCACCGCCAGCGCCGAGATCGCCACCGGCAACCAGGACCTGAGCGCCCGCACCGAACAGACCGCGTCGAACCTGCAGCAGACCGCCTCGTCGATGGAGCAGCTCACCGGCACCGTGCGCCAGAGCGCCGATTCCGCGTCCCAGGCCAACCAGCTCGCCGCGTCGGCCGCCGAAGTGGCCGCTCGCGGGGGCGCGAAGGTGTCCGAGGTGGTCACCACCATGGACGAGATCAACGCCAGCTCGAAGAAGATCTCCGACATCATCGGCGTCATCGACGGCATCGCCTTCCAGACCAACATCCTCGCGCTGAACGCGGCCGTGGAAGCCGCCCGGGCGGGCGAACAGGGCCGAGGCTTCGCCGTCGTGGCGTCCGAGGTGCGCAGCCTGGCACAGCGCTCGGCCAACGCCGCCAAGGAGATCAAGGGCCTGATCAACGCCTCGGTCGAGAAGGTCGAGTCGGGCTCGCGCCTGGTGGCCGACGCCGGCGAGACCATGAACGAGATCGTGGGCAGCGTGCAGCGGGTGTCCGACATCATCGGCGAGATCACCGCCACGTCGGCCGAGCAGAGCGACGGCATCGGCCAGGTCAGCTCGGCCGTCACGCAGCTCGACCAGATGACGCAGCAGAACGCCGCGCTGGTGGAAGAGTCCGCCGCCGCCGCCGAGAGCCTGAAGGATCAGGTGGTCCGGCTGCGCCAGATCGTGAACAAATTCCAGTTGGGCGCCTGA
- a CDS encoding chemotaxis protein CheW, giving the protein MDMIHEAAHVARSEAARAALASQSGSEFLTFRLGAEEYGIDILKVQEIRSYEAPTRIANAPSFVKGVVNLRGVIVPIVDLRLKLGCESAEYNDFTVVIVLNVRGRVVGAVVDSVSDVLELNQDSIRPAPEMASAVDTSFITGISNVNERMLILMDIEALMASADMGLFDA; this is encoded by the coding sequence ATGGACATGATTCACGAAGCCGCCCACGTCGCCCGCAGCGAAGCCGCTCGGGCCGCACTGGCCTCCCAGTCGGGCAGCGAGTTCCTGACCTTCCGCCTCGGCGCGGAAGAGTACGGCATCGACATCCTGAAGGTCCAGGAAATCCGTTCGTACGAAGCCCCCACCCGCATCGCGAACGCCCCGTCGTTCGTCAAGGGTGTGGTCAACCTGCGCGGCGTGATCGTCCCGATCGTCGACCTGCGCCTGAAGCTCGGATGCGAATCCGCCGAGTACAACGACTTCACCGTCGTGATCGTGCTGAACGTGCGCGGCCGCGTGGTGGGCGCCGTGGTGGATTCGGTGTCCGACGTGCTCGAACTGAACCAGGACTCCATCCGCCCCGCCCCGGAGATGGCCTCCGCCGTCGACACCTCGTTCATCACGGGCATCAGCAACGTCAACGAACGCATGCTGATCCTCATGGACATCGAAGCCCTGATGGCCAGCGCCGACATGGGCCTGTTCGACGCGTAA
- a CDS encoding methyl-accepting chemotaxis protein, whose amino-acid sequence MNLNNLPIAQRLWGAILFLLVAMLAIAGGTIWRANAIAAASTAEIDQRQDVLAKALIWQGLTDTAVTRGMASSISADGAVGELFKENLAKDTPRIAKLRKELTDQASDADDIAALKEIQGLGGALVAASKKASELKANGDFAGAAAQVRGEYTATALAYTGAIAKFGELQQAKADKAAADSVSARQQTLVLGTVGAVVIIGLGMFVAAMLVRSIRVPLQRSIEVAGAIAEGDLTRRIATDRTDEFGALMKSLQHMNESLGRVVGNVRSSTDSITTASSEIASGNTDLSSRTEQTASNLQQTASSMEQLTGTVRQSADAARQANQLASSAAEVAARGGTVVSEVVSTMDEINASSKKISDIIGVIDGIAFQTNILALNAAVEAARAGEQGRGFAVVASEVRSLAQRSANAAKEIKGLINASVEKVESGSRLVADAGQTMSEIVGSVQRVTDIIGEITAASSEQSEGIGQVNTAVTQLDQMTQQNAALVEESAAAAESLKDQAQRLAEVVAVFKL is encoded by the coding sequence ATGAACCTGAACAACCTTCCGATCGCACAGCGCCTGTGGGGCGCCATCCTCTTCCTGCTGGTCGCCATGCTCGCCATCGCGGGCGGCACCATCTGGCGCGCCAACGCCATCGCCGCGGCCAGCACCGCCGAGATCGACCAGCGCCAGGACGTGCTCGCCAAGGCGCTGATCTGGCAGGGCCTGACCGACACCGCCGTCACCCGCGGCATGGCGTCGTCCATCAGCGCCGACGGCGCCGTCGGTGAACTCTTCAAGGAGAACCTGGCCAAAGACACCCCGCGCATCGCCAAGCTGCGCAAGGAACTGACCGACCAGGCGTCCGACGCCGACGACATCGCCGCGCTGAAGGAAATCCAGGGCCTCGGCGGCGCCCTCGTGGCCGCCAGCAAGAAGGCCAGCGAGCTCAAGGCGAATGGCGACTTCGCCGGCGCGGCCGCCCAGGTCCGCGGCGAGTACACCGCCACCGCCCTCGCCTACACCGGCGCCATCGCCAAGTTCGGCGAACTGCAGCAGGCGAAGGCCGACAAGGCCGCCGCCGACAGCGTCTCCGCCCGCCAGCAGACCCTGGTGCTCGGCACCGTGGGCGCCGTCGTGATCATCGGCCTCGGCATGTTCGTGGCCGCCATGCTGGTGCGCTCGATCCGCGTGCCGCTGCAGCGGTCCATCGAAGTCGCCGGCGCCATCGCCGAGGGTGACCTGACCCGCCGCATCGCCACCGACCGCACCGACGAGTTCGGTGCGCTGATGAAGTCGCTGCAGCACATGAACGAATCGCTCGGCCGCGTGGTGGGCAACGTCCGTTCGTCCACCGACAGCATCACCACCGCCTCGAGCGAGATCGCCAGCGGCAACACCGACCTGTCGAGCCGCACCGAGCAGACCGCCTCGAACCTGCAGCAGACCGCCTCGTCGATGGAACAGCTCACGGGCACCGTGCGCCAGAGCGCCGACGCCGCCCGCCAGGCCAACCAGCTCGCCTCGTCGGCCGCCGAAGTGGCCGCCCGTGGCGGCACCGTGGTGTCCGAAGTGGTCAGCACGATGGACGAGATCAACGCCAGCTCGAAGAAGATCTCCGACATCATCGGCGTGATCGACGGCATCGCCTTCCAGACCAACATCCTGGCGCTGAACGCGGCCGTGGAAGCGGCCCGCGCCGGCGAACAGGGCCGCGGCTTCGCGGTCGTGGCCTCCGAAGTGCGCAGCCTGGCCCAGCGCTCGGCCAACGCGGCCAAGGAGATCAAGGGCCTGATCAACGCCTCGGTCGAGAAGGTCGAGTCGGGTTCGCGCCTGGTGGCCGACGCCGGCCAGACGATGAGCGAGATCGTGGGCAGCGTGCAGCGCGTGACCGACATCATCGGCGAGATCACCGCCGCGTCGTCGGAGCAGTCCGAAGGCATCGGCCAGGTCAACACCGCCGTCACGCAGCTCGACCAGATGACGCAGCAGAACGCGGCGCTGGTGGAAGAGTCCGCTGCGGCCGCCGAGAGCCTGAAGGACCAGGCGCAGCGCCTCGCGGAAGTGGTGGCCGTGTTCAAGCTCTGA
- a CDS encoding chemotaxis protein CheW: MSKVWRKGVPFDPSVAPLVARMGLVDEYRETLQRLHGTWDTLALLGQMSGSMAEIAQTREQFQSLSHVLLDSLARQQLRDALQSLRGTAQVAIDVLVRNLFERTADVGFLSTDAAVRDLVAGRLEREALEARFAAYVAKYSVYDDVVVLDGAGSVLARLDRSAAGTRCDEAWVAEAQRPGVPYVERFGTTSLLDGRRGLLYAAAIPGGGVLCLSFRFDDEMARLFARLSDDHGGSVVALLDGQGRVTASSDTWQLPVGVTVPPVPEGRHVVRLAGRDYLAVRAPATGFQGYDGPGWTGLALVPADLAFPDVGQESGTPLARDLDTRDVFDEELRGIPLQAEGIQRALAQSVWNGKLQLGRGAAGQAANGLAAALLKEVSATGDRIRTVFRDAIARLQATALSSILSQARFQAGLAIEIVDRNLYERANDCRWWALSDDLGQALKDPAAAARAGDVLRHINGLYTVYSLLVLFDAQGTVVAVSDPSRADLVGQPLDASLVRATLALRDPQAYHVTPHEPTPLAGGASTLVYTAALGTAGGVAIVFDGAAQFTAMLKDALPDVPGASGLLVDRAGRVVATTDERFAVGSVAPVPAALLSGERGASVHEVVEIDGVMYAMGVGQSSGYREYRSGGDRRPDELMAVVLMRLGQRRSGEAGDMGGFEARGPAAVANPRDIATFVVAGAWHGLAAESVEQGLSARHVTPLPNARPHVLGLVPWQDEMIAVVDLAAWLTNRPAPRGDGPLIVCRAPRGRRIALRVEALGDVLAVASASLQAWQSPVDGSPLHLLSGEVGGQAGMLTVLSLDRLMAAVGEAQAVDA, encoded by the coding sequence ATGAGCAAGGTCTGGCGCAAGGGTGTGCCGTTCGATCCCAGCGTGGCCCCGTTGGTGGCCCGCATGGGGCTGGTGGATGAATACCGCGAGACGCTGCAGCGCCTGCACGGTACGTGGGACACGCTCGCGCTGCTGGGGCAGATGAGCGGTTCGATGGCCGAGATCGCCCAGACCCGCGAGCAGTTCCAGTCGCTGAGCCACGTGCTGCTCGACAGCCTCGCGCGCCAGCAGCTGCGCGACGCGCTGCAGTCGCTGCGGGGCACGGCCCAGGTGGCCATCGACGTGCTGGTGCGCAATCTCTTCGAGCGCACGGCCGACGTCGGGTTCCTGTCGACCGACGCCGCGGTGCGCGACCTGGTGGCTGGCCGCCTCGAGCGCGAGGCCCTCGAGGCCCGCTTCGCCGCCTACGTCGCCAAGTACTCGGTGTACGACGACGTGGTCGTGCTCGACGGCGCCGGTTCGGTGCTGGCCCGGCTGGATCGCTCGGCCGCGGGCACGCGGTGCGACGAGGCCTGGGTCGCCGAGGCGCAGCGCCCCGGCGTGCCGTACGTGGAGCGCTTCGGCACGACGTCGCTGCTCGACGGCCGCCGCGGCCTGCTGTACGCCGCGGCGATCCCCGGTGGCGGCGTGCTGTGCCTGTCGTTCCGCTTCGACGACGAGATGGCGCGCCTGTTCGCGCGCCTCTCCGACGACCACGGCGGTTCGGTGGTCGCCCTGCTGGACGGGCAGGGCCGGGTCACGGCCAGCTCCGACACGTGGCAGCTGCCGGTCGGCGTGACCGTGCCGCCGGTGCCCGAGGGCCGCCACGTCGTGCGCCTGGCTGGCCGCGACTACCTCGCCGTGCGCGCCCCGGCCACCGGCTTCCAGGGTTACGACGGCCCCGGCTGGACGGGCCTCGCGCTCGTGCCGGCGGACCTCGCGTTCCCGGACGTGGGCCAGGAAAGCGGCACGCCGCTCGCGCGCGACCTCGACACCCGCGACGTCTTCGACGAGGAGTTGCGTGGCATCCCGTTGCAGGCCGAGGGCATCCAGCGGGCGCTCGCGCAGTCGGTGTGGAACGGCAAGCTGCAGCTCGGCCGCGGCGCCGCCGGCCAGGCCGCGAACGGGCTGGCCGCCGCGCTGCTGAAGGAGGTGAGCGCCACCGGCGACCGCATCCGCACCGTGTTCCGTGACGCCATCGCCCGGCTGCAGGCCACGGCGCTGTCGTCCATCCTGTCGCAGGCCCGCTTCCAGGCGGGGCTCGCGATCGAGATCGTCGACCGCAACCTCTACGAACGTGCGAACGACTGCCGCTGGTGGGCGCTCAGCGACGACCTCGGCCAGGCACTGAAGGACCCCGCCGCCGCGGCCCGGGCCGGCGACGTCCTCAGGCACATCAACGGCCTCTACACCGTCTACTCGCTGCTGGTGCTGTTCGACGCGCAGGGCACGGTCGTCGCGGTGTCGGACCCGTCCCGCGCGGACCTCGTCGGGCAGCCGCTCGACGCCTCGCTCGTGCGTGCGACGCTCGCGCTGCGGGATCCGCAGGCGTACCACGTGACCCCGCACGAGCCCACGCCGCTGGCCGGCGGCGCGTCGACCCTGGTCTACACCGCGGCCCTCGGGACCGCGGGCGGCGTGGCGATCGTCTTCGACGGCGCCGCGCAGTTCACCGCGATGCTGAAGGACGCACTGCCGGATGTGCCGGGTGCGAGCGGCCTGCTGGTCGACCGCGCCGGCCGGGTCGTTGCCACCACGGACGAGCGGTTCGCCGTCGGATCGGTGGCCCCGGTGCCCGCGGCCCTGCTGTCCGGCGAACGGGGGGCTTCGGTCCACGAGGTCGTCGAGATCGACGGCGTGATGTACGCGATGGGAGTCGGCCAGTCGAGCGGCTACCGCGAGTACCGCAGTGGCGGCGACCGCCGTCCGGACGAGCTGATGGCCGTGGTGCTGATGCGCCTCGGCCAGCGGCGATCCGGAGAGGCCGGCGACATGGGCGGGTTCGAGGCGCGTGGCCCGGCCGCCGTGGCGAATCCGCGCGACATCGCCACCTTCGTGGTCGCCGGCGCCTGGCACGGGCTGGCCGCCGAATCGGTGGAGCAGGGCCTGTCCGCGCGCCATGTCACGCCGCTCCCGAACGCCCGGCCGCACGTGCTGGGCCTCGTGCCCTGGCAGGACGAGATGATCGCCGTGGTGGACCTCGCCGCCTGGCTCACGAACCGGCCCGCGCCGCGCGGCGACGGCCCGCTGATCGTGTGCCGTGCGCCGCGAGGGCGGCGCATCGCGTTGCGGGTGGAGGCGCTCGGGGACGTCCTCGCGGTGGCGTCGGCGTCGTTGCAGGCGTGGCAGTCGCCGGTGGATGGGTCGCCGTTGCACCTGCTGTCGGGGGAGGTGGGCGGGCAGGCGGGGATGCTGACGGTGTTGAGCCTGGACCGGCTGATGGCGGCGGTGGGCGAGGCGCAGGCTGTCGACGCCTGA
- a CDS encoding ABC transporter permease has translation MTRKQREQWAPWVLLVAVLALWELLCRGFDISDFIFPSPSTIARQLWEHHSVIGAHAWRTFWVTMVGFGLSIVVGVLLGFLIGSSRLAYAAMYPLMTAFNALPKAAFVPILVVWFGIGVGPAVLTAFLISFFPITVNIATGLATLEPELEDVLRVLGAKRWDVLIKVGLPRSMPYFYASLKVAITLAFVGTTVSEMTAANEGIGYLLISAGSSMQMGLAFAGLVVVGAMAMLMYELFAVVEKRTTGWAHRGTSGH, from the coding sequence ATGACCCGCAAGCAACGTGAACAGTGGGCGCCGTGGGTGCTGCTCGTCGCCGTGCTCGCGCTGTGGGAGCTGCTGTGCCGCGGCTTCGACATCTCCGATTTCATCTTCCCGTCGCCGTCGACCATCGCGCGCCAGCTGTGGGAACACCACTCGGTGATCGGCGCGCACGCGTGGCGCACCTTCTGGGTCACGATGGTGGGCTTCGGCCTGTCGATCGTGGTGGGTGTGCTGCTCGGTTTCCTGATCGGCAGCTCGCGCCTCGCGTACGCCGCCATGTACCCGCTGATGACGGCCTTCAATGCACTGCCGAAGGCGGCCTTCGTGCCGATCCTCGTCGTGTGGTTCGGCATCGGCGTGGGCCCGGCGGTGCTGACGGCCTTCCTGATCTCGTTCTTCCCGATCACCGTGAACATCGCCACGGGCCTCGCCACGCTCGAGCCCGAGCTGGAGGACGTGCTGCGGGTGCTGGGCGCCAAGCGCTGGGACGTGCTGATCAAGGTGGGCCTGCCGCGCTCGATGCCGTACTTCTACGCGTCGCTCAAGGTGGCGATCACGCTCGCCTTCGTGGGCACCACGGTGTCGGAGATGACGGCGGCCAACGAGGGCATCGGCTACCTGCTGATCTCGGCCGGGTCGTCGATGCAGATGGGCCTCGCGTTCGCCGGCCTCGTGGTCGTCGGTGCGATGGCGATGCTGATGTACGAACTCTTCGCGGTGGTGGAAAAACGCACGACCGGGTGGGCACATCGGGGAACGTCCGGGCACTGA
- a CDS encoding ABC transporter ATP-binding protein, with translation MAFVDFSNVWLAYNDELLAKSQFAVEDISMKVEQGEFIAIVGPSGCGKSTFMKLATGLKMPSRGNILIDGQHVTGPLKITGMAFQSSSLLPWRTTLQNVLLPLEIVEPHRSQFRARRAEYEEKARKLLQSVGLGGYEDKFPWQLSGGMQQRASICRALIHEPKMLLLDEPFGALDAFTREELWCILRDLWTVQKFNVILVTHDLREAVFLADTVYVMSRSPGRLLVRREIDLPRPRELAVTYSKEFTDIVLELREHIGAIRKPLGNASVEVAQ, from the coding sequence ATGGCATTCGTAGATTTCAGCAACGTCTGGCTCGCGTACAACGACGAGCTGCTGGCGAAGTCCCAGTTCGCGGTCGAAGACATCTCGATGAAGGTCGAGCAGGGCGAGTTCATCGCCATCGTCGGCCCGTCGGGGTGTGGCAAGTCCACCTTCATGAAACTCGCGACGGGGCTCAAGATGCCGTCGCGGGGCAACATCCTGATCGACGGCCAGCATGTCACCGGCCCGCTCAAGATCACCGGCATGGCCTTCCAGTCGTCGTCGCTGCTGCCCTGGCGCACGACGCTGCAGAACGTGCTGCTGCCGCTCGAGATCGTGGAGCCGCACCGGTCGCAGTTCCGCGCCCGCCGAGCCGAGTATGAAGAGAAGGCCCGCAAGCTGCTGCAGAGCGTGGGCCTCGGCGGCTACGAGGACAAGTTCCCGTGGCAGCTGTCGGGCGGCATGCAGCAGCGCGCGTCGATCTGCCGCGCGCTGATCCACGAACCCAAGATGCTCCTGCTCGACGAGCCGTTCGGCGCGCTCGACGCGTTCACGCGCGAGGAGCTGTGGTGCATCCTGCGCGACCTGTGGACCGTGCAGAAGTTCAACGTCATCCTGGTCACGCACGACCTGCGCGAGGCCGTGTTCCTCGCCGACACTGTCTACGTGATGAGCCGCAGCCCGGGCCGCCTGCTCGTGCGCCGCGAGATCGACCTGCCGCGCCCGCGCGAGCTGGCCGTCACGTACTCGAAGGAGTTCACCGACATCGTGCTCGAGCTGCGCGAACACATCGGTGCCATCCGCAAGCCCCTGGGCAACGCCTCGGTGGAGGTGGCGCAATGA